ttgtttattatatctacttGCAGACTGTTTATGATCACGACACGTTCAGCATGGACGACAAAATGGGAGATGCAGAATTTGACATAAAACCATTTGTAGAGGCTCTAAAAATGAACTTAGATGGTCTCCCATCTGGCACTGTAATTACAAGAGTACTGCCTTGTAGGACAAACTGCCTCGCCGAAGAGAGTAGAGTTGTATGGCAAGATGATAAGGTTGTTCAAGATATGATCCTAAGGTTGAGAAATGTTGAATGTGGAGAAGTTGAACTCCAACTTCAGTGGATTGAACTCCCTGGCAGTAAAATTTTGTAGAATGCGCCGATATATCTTGTTGTCTATAGCTTAAAAAACTCTTTTCTGCTTCTACAATTTAATGGTTTGTGGGATATGGTAATGGAGTTTGATATATATAGGTCAAGTTTGATGAAGACCTCTtcactctgcacttatgtgcaCAAGAATTGTAGCTTAGTTGGATATGGGgtttgaactttttcttttggttatgtaATTCCCTGGAATTACTTTTGTTATGTATGCTGTAATAATGATAATGCATTTTTTTTGCAGAAAGTTGTATacgttttctttcttttctatgcATAACTTATTGTCTTTCATCTTTATATTCTGGGATGTTATTGACTTTTGAAATATATACTAGCATTGAACATATACACGGTTTAACATTCAGTGTTCTtaactctttttttcctttttccttttctgttacTTCTCCAATCAAGGGCGGAGCTAGAAGCCCGAATACGGATTCGGTCTGACTCAGTTACTTTTGCTCAAATAGTATACTACTaaataattcattaaatatgatcaaatattaaatttaaaattcaGTTATTAGCATTTAATATCGTCGTTCTAAAATTTAGAACCCATAACTTTGAAATCCCGGCACCGCCTCAGTCTCCAATGCTTGATTTCGATACCAATGTTTCAGGTTATTGCTGGTATCGTCAAGAGGATGGATAAAGGTGCTCAATTTGAGAACTAGGCTTTTTTTTTCTCCCTCTTTTGTTAGGTAATCAGAATTTTATTAATGTAAAGCATGAAAATGAGAGAGCTAGGAATTCTAACATGCTGTCTACTTAGGTTATGCTTTCCAGGTTACTACATAAAGCCAAAAGAGAAAAGACACTATTCTGCTTTTGTCCTAAAAAACATCTCAGAATCGAACCATATAAACCACCTAATACAAGCTGAAAGGTATTTTGCTGAGCACAAAAAACAATatgtaaaagaagaaaaagaaataaaatatgcACCAGCCGGGAATCGAACCCGGGTCTGTACCGTGGCAgggtactattctaccactagaccactGGTGCTTGGTTGAGAGTTAACCTCATACTATATATAATTCTCCTCTTTAGAAAGGAGATGGAAAGGAAAAAGCTTTGAAAATGACATAATTTAAGCTCTACGCAGTGGCGAAGCCACATGCTTCATCAAAAAATTGCACTATgtatatagataaaatattacattttagaggtatataaaacatattgaacaccctttgtcgggaatattttttcacttctttcaaatttgaataccCTTGAAAAAATTCTTAGTTTCGCCATTGGTAGTGCGGTTCTATCAATCTCTTTCTTTCTCCTCATTCTCGTAGTATAGGGACTTCAATGCTTCCCATTAACGAATAATGTGGAAATTGATCTTCTAGTCCGTCAACAATGGCAAAAAGAACTTATTATTGGTGGTGATCAATAGAAACAGCTGGACGTAGCATTCACTAATCTCAAATTTATTGTATATTTTGTTAAGGCTCTTTATTTGACGTCGATCAAGAAATAGAGCAAGTAAAATAGGCCACGACGATCGAAACGACGCAAAACATCCAGATCCGTGTCTAATAGTATAGCATTGGTAGGCTAAAAATGTAATGAGTTCGGTTTCAAAATGAGACGGTCTTAACAATTAAACAAAATTTAACATATATACCCTAGTAAGATAAAAAATTTTACACTGTGACTCACTGAGTGTAATCCAACCTATTGTAGCAAATTATCTACTTTATTTTCCAAATGAATATTTTCACGTGTCATGAATAATTACTTTACTTGTCTTCTAAGTgacctgataatataaaaattatttgacGTTGTTATTATATAGTAGTTAAACTCCACAAGATATCATTATATATTGTCATTTTCGCCTACTAACCAAGTCACTTGATATTACATGTTTTTCTTCGCCAAATTTTGTATTCATTTCTAATTTATGAATTGAGATTATATGTAATGCAATTGAAGGCCTTTCATACAATATATTAAAGATAAACACTCGTAATAATAGCAAAGACAACAGATAATATGGAAAGTTTGATTTCTCGAAAAAGAGTACACAGACACACTCAACACACACTACTGAAGACAAAGGAcgaaagggaaaaaaaaagaagcaaataaCATAAAGCAAAACTAAAACAAAATCTTTAACTTTAGCCCATGTTTATTAACCTGCTGATACATAGGCCATATTCATGTGGTAATTTCTCTGTTTCTGCACTCAAATAGTCAAGTGCCTTAGACCAAGCTGGCCTTGCCAAGATATCAGCACACCAATCACTAACATGAGGTCTACAATCAAACAAACTCTTAACTTTAGTCCCCATCAAATAGTTAGCAACAGGTATATGGTGCAAATCTGCTAGTGTGAAACTTTCTCCACCCAAATATTTTGACTCCTTAAGTCTTGATTCGTACACATCAAGAACTTTGCCAAGTTTTTCTTCATTCTCTGTCACTGCTGCTTCATCTGTCGCCACGCCAAAGAATAATGGCTTAAGAGCTATCTCAAAGGATAGATTGAAACCTGGTGTGTCAAATTTTGTTGATTCTACTTCCATCCATACATACATGATTGCCATTTCCTTAGGATCATTGGGTAGAAGTTCATTCCCTTTGTCTGCATATGTGTGTGCTATGTATTGTGTAATGGCCCTTGACTCTGCATTTTTAGATATCAATATTGataaatctatatataataaaagcagAGGCAAAATCACATTATTAAGACAAGTGGTATAACCATAAAAGGCCAAGTGGCAttattaagacaaaataaactacctttttaactaaaaaaaatctttttaaattttgaattaattggttactttatttgaattaataaatatagatatcttacaATTagctatatttaaaaaaaaacgaaaatataaaaaaataactactcattcaaattggggagtagtttcaagttagagtttttatatttaaaatttaaaaacgaaaaataagaaaaatttaaattagttacaataaaaaaacgaaaatattaataataataataaaaaaactacCTATTCAAGTTGGGGAATAGTTTTGGTTATTCCCTTTCTAATTAAAAacctttgaattttaaattttgaattaattggttacactatttaaattaataaataaagatatcttataattagctataataaaaaataaaaataaaaaaggaaaaaaaaactacccattcaagTTGGGGAGtaatttcaagttgaagttttacaaatattttaaaattaaaaaaaaaggaaaaaaagaaaaacaattagctataataaaaaaatggaaatatatataataaaaaaatgaaaataaactaCCCATCAATTTGGGGAGTAGTTTGAAGTTGAAGctttacaaatattttaaaatatatatataaaattagctataataaaaaaatgaaaatatataatAAACATTATCCATTCAAATTGtggagtagtttcaagttagagttttagaattattttaaaataaaaaaataaagaaacattcAATTCAAAtgataaatacaaaaatataaagatactattaggatattatatatatatatatatatatatatatatatatatataaattcatctctttatacttttgatgaatgaattataatttagtaaaaaaaaaaaatacattatttaaatttttaataaactacaaaatttgaaaactaatcaaataagtaTTACAGTAGAAAGGAATGTACAAAAAGAGGGGGTAGagataattttatgatatttatattttaaattagttaaaaaataaaagataaataaataacactcaaGAGAATTATCAATAGTACTGAGTACTTACTaattcaataataaaaataaaaggatcaAACAATTATCCATTCAAATTGTGCAGTAGTTTCAAGTAGGAGTTTtagaattattttaaaataaaaaaataaaaaaactttcatttcaaatgataaatacaaaaatataaagatactattaggatattatatatatatatatatatatatatatatatatatatatatatatatatatatatatatatatatatatatatatatatatatatatatatatatatatatatatatatatatatatatatatatatatatatatataatttagtaaaaaaatattacattatttaaatttttaataaactacaaaatttaaaaactaatcaaataagtaTTACAGCAGAAAGGAACGTACGAAAAGATGGGGTAGagataattttatgatatttatattttaaattagttaaaaaaaataaaagataaataaataacactcaaGAGAATTATTAATAGTACTAAGTACTTGCTaattcaataataaaaataaaaggatcaaataatttatttgattacaatatgatgtgtatcctttaattttgtatagattgtgctatatttttgtacactatattaaataataaaatacaactaatatttattaagttaatatgatatattagatcataattttataagattaatattcTGTCAAATTATCCGCGTGCGGGTTCTTATACTAGtcaaaaaagaatttaaaatgaTGGGTGCGATTGTGTGCAGGAGAGGCAGAATTTAGGGTGAGTTTTGTGGACACAGATGCAATGTAGTTTCAACGAGTTCAACCTAAACCAAATATATTTTGTACGGagaacaaatatatatatacaaaattacaAAATTGTCGACAGATACTAAGCTAAGAACATAAATATTGACCCATCAAATTTCAAATTAGGGTCCACTTCTGGTTCTATGAGTTCATTTCAATCTATTACTTTCAGCTTTTATGTGTGCATAGATAAAAGTCATTTAAAAAGTATATACATATAATAAAATTATGCTTATTCTATCATTGTGTAGCAAAGGAAAGTTAACTTACCAAAAAGCTTGAGATCTCCATCTTCGAATGCTGGAACTTGACCAAATGGCTGCATGAACCAGAGAAATTTAATTAAGTTGGTAATCTGATCAGATTTAGGCTGTCGACATACAATTACATCCAATTTTTGACTCGACtcacacacaacaacaacaaaaaaaactctactaaaatttcacaagtggggtctggggaagatAATgtatacacagaccttacccctacct
This DNA window, taken from Nicotiana tabacum cultivar K326 chromosome 15, ASM71507v2, whole genome shotgun sequence, encodes the following:
- the LOC107818132 gene encoding protein C2-DOMAIN ABA-RELATED 4-like is translated as MESSPKTPDSKGAASATKSLMDNLLGLLRIKIKRGVNLAVRDVRTSDPYCVVKMGKKQKLKTRVIKKDINPEWNEELTLSVSDPTLPVKLTVYDHDTFSMDDKMGDAEFDIKPFVEALKMNLDGLPSGTVITRVLPCRTNCLAEESRVVWQDDKVVQDMILRLRNVECGEVELQLQWIELPGSKIL
- the LOC107818133 gene encoding glutathione S-transferase-like; the encoded protein is MVIKVHGPVQSPAVLKVIACLKEKELDFELVHVNLPAGDHKKEPLISLNPFGQVPAFEDGDLKLFESRAITQYIAHTYADKGNELLPNDPKEMAIMYVWMEVESTKFDTPGFNLSFEIALKPLFFGVATDEAAVTENEEKLGKVLDVYESRLKESKYLGGESFTLADLHHIPVANYLMGTKVKSLFDCRPHVSDWCADILARPAWSKALDYLSAETEKLPHEYGLCISRLINMG